Part of the Bacteriovorax sp. Seq25_V genome, GTTGTAACTTTTGTTGCTGGTGAAGGTGATATTTCGACTGACTTACTTTCTCCAGGTAATCAAGCTCACTCTCGTTCAGATAGAGAGCTCCATGGAAAATGTATGATTTCTGAAGAAGCACAAAAGGAGATCGTTGCTCTTCAAAAACAACACCCAGACAAGAGAGTGATGCTTGTTGCTGAAAAAGGTACAATGGGTGTGGGTTCTTCGAGAATGTCTGGTGTTAACAACGTTGCACTTTGGACAGGAAAGCAAGCAAGTCCATACGTTCCGTTTATTAATATTGCACCAATCGTTGGTGGGACAAATGGAATTTCGCCTATCTTCTTAACTACAGTTGACGTTACTGGTGGGATTGGAATCGATCTTAAAAACTGGAAGAAGAAAGTTGATGCTGATGGCAAGCCAGTTCTAAATGAAGCAGGTGAGCCGGTTCTTGAGCAGGTTTATTCTGTAGAGACAGGTACAGTTTTCACAATTAATACAAAAACTAAGAAGCTTTATAATGGGGATAAAGAATTAATCGATATTTCTAAAGCTCTTACTCCACAAAAGCTTGAGTCAATTAAAGCTGGTGGATCATATGCAGTAGTATTTGGTAAAAAGCTTCAAACATTTGCAGCAATGGCTCTTGGACAAGAGCTGAAATCTGCATTTGCTCCTTCAAAAGAAATTTCTCATGAAGGTCAAGGTCTTACTGCTGTTGAAAAAATCTTCAACAGAAATGCGGTAGGAGTTAAAGAAGGTAAAGTTCTTCATGCTGGAAGTGACGTTAGAGTAAAAGTTAATATCGTAGGTTCTCAAGATACAACGGGTCTTATGACTTGCCAGGAACTTGAGTCAATGGCCGCTACAACAATTGCTTCTAATATCGATGGTGCATACCAATCAGGATGTCACACAGCTTCTGTATGGGATGCAAAAGCTCAAGCGAATATTCCTAAGCTTATGTCTTTTATGCACAAGTTTGGTTTGATTACAGGAAGATCTCCTGAGAAGAAATACCCTGCGATGACTGACGTTATTCACAAGGTATTAAATGACATTACAATTGATGACTGGGCCATCATTATCGGTGGAGACTCTCACACAAGAATGTCAAAAGGTGTAGCCTTTGGTGCTGACTCTGGGACAGTAGCTCTTGCTCTTGCAACAGGTGAAGCTGAAATGCCAATTCCTGAATCTGTAAAAGTTACTTTCAAAGGAACTCTTAAAGATCATATGGACTTTAGAGATGTTGTACACGCGACTCAAGCTCAAATGCTTAAGAAATTTGGTGATAACGTATTCCAAGGACGTATTATTGAAGTACATATTGGAACTCTTCTTTCTGACCAGGCATTCGTATTTACTGACTGGACAGCAGAAATGAAAGCAAAAGCTTCAATCTGTATCTCAAATGAAGAAACTCTAATTAAGTCTCTTGAGATTGCTAGAGATAGAATTCAAATCATGATTGATAAGGGTATGGATAACGAAGCTAAAGTTCTTCAAGGGCTTGTTGATAAGGCAAATGCTAGAATCAATGAAATCAACACTGGTTCTAGACCTCCACTTAAGCCAGATGCAAATGCGAAGTACTTTGCAGAGTTTACGGTAGATCTTGATCAAATCGTTGAGCCAATGATTGCTGACCCAGATGTTAACAACGAAGATGTATCGAAGAGATATACTCACGATACGATCAGACCAATTTCTTACTACGGTGGAGAGAAGAAAGTTGACCTTGGATTCATTGGATCATGTATGGTTCACAAAGGTGATATGAAAGTTCTTTCTCAGATGTTGAAGAATATCGAAAAAGACCAAGGTAAGGTTGAGTTCAAAGCACCACTTGTTGTTGCTCCTCCAACTTACAATATCATTGATGAGTTAAAGAAAGAAGGTGATTGGGAAATCCTACAAAAGTATGCAGGATTTGAATTTGACGATGCAAACCCAAAGTCTGACGCGAGAAAGAAATACGACAATATGATGTATCTTGAAAGACCAGGTTGTAACCTTTGTATGGGGAACCAAGAAAAAGCTGAAAAAGGTGACACGGTAATGGCCACTTCAACTCGTCTTTTCCAAGGAAGAGTTGTTGAGGATACTGATGAGAAAAAAGGGGAGTCACTTCTTGCTTCTACTCCAGTTGTTATTCTTTCGACAATCTTAGGAAGAACACCAAATATGGATGAGTATTTAAAAGCAGTAGATGGAATTGTTCTTACTTCTTATGCGCCACCATTAAAGTAACGTAAAAAAAATTGAATATCATAAAGCCGGCCCTTGTGCCGGTTTTTTAGTTCCAGGGCTAGACTAGAGCGCGCCCAGAGTGTTAAATTATAGACTATGACTGAAAACAAAAACGAAAAAAACATGCGTCCAAAACAGGACATTCCATCAATCCTTGATCGCGTATCTCGCCCAAAGAAGGCCGTGATTACTGCGGGTATGCCTTATGCAAACGGACCTGTTCACTTAGGTCACCTTGCGGGAGCTCACGTTCCTGCGGATATTTATGCGAGATGGGTAAAACTTCTTATTGGGCAAGAAAATGTTCTTTTTGTCTGTGGGACAGATGACCATGGCTCAACAAGTGAAGTTGCCGCTAAGAAATTGGGGAAGACGACTCAGGAATTCATCGAAGAAGTTCATGCAAAGCAATCTCAAACAATGCAGAGATATTCAATTGGACTTGATACTTACACAGGAACATCTCGTGAAGAGAATTTTGAGGCCCACAAGGAGCTGTGCCAGGATTTCCTACGTAAGATGCATGCAAATGATATGCTTGAGAGAAAAACAAGTAAGCAGTGGTTTGATCCATCTCTAAGTATGTTCCTACCTGATCGTTATGTTCAAGGTCAGTGTCCAAATCAGAATTGTACCAATATGGCAGCTTACAGTGATGACTGTGATGTGTGTGGAATGCAGTATGATCCAAGTGAACTTATTAATCCAAAGAGTACGCTAAGTGATGCAACACCTGTGTTAAAAGATACTGATCATTGGTATTTAAATATGTGGAAGGTAACTGATCAATTGATTGAATGGTTATCGACAAAAGAGAAAACATGGAGAAAATCTATCCTTCAAGAAGTTTTTGGGACAGTTTATCCTTCTGTTGTTTTCTCAAATAAGTCTGAGCCGCTTTATAAAGAAATTAAAGATAGTCTTCCGGCCCATAAGAGTCGTTATGCTCCAGGAAAGCAAGTTCTCGTACAATTAAATTCTCTTAAAGATCTTGAAGTGACGATGAAGCTTCTAACTGAAAAGGGTATTGAGTGCACTTTAAATAACGGTTGGGCAAAACGCTCGATCACAAGAGATGTATCTTGGGGAATTCCTGTTCCAACAGATATTGAGCCGGGAATGGAAGGTAAAACTCTTTACGTATGGCCAGAATCTTTAATTGCTCCAATTTCTTTTTCTAAAGTCGCTCTTAAAAAGAAAGGTTTATCAGAAGATAAGTACAAAGACTTTTGGTGCGACCCAGAAGCAAAGGTTTTTCAATTTCTTGGAACAGATAACGTATTTTTCTATGTTCTTATGCAAGGAAGTATGTGGTTTGGAGTTCAGGCCGACCCAATGAGACAGCCAATAGCTGGAGAGTTACAACAGACAGATATCTTCAGTAACTTTCACCTGCAGATAAATGGTGAAAAGATGAGTAAGTCCAAAGGGAACTTCTACACAGGAGATCAGCTAGTTGATGAGATGGGATACACTCCAGATCAACTTAGATACTTCTTATCGACACTCAGTTTATCAGAAAAAGCTTCTAACTTTGACTTTGAGGTCTTTAAAAATAAGAACCAGTTCTTAGCTGGTCCACTAAATGCCTCGTTTGAAAAACCAATTTCTGCATGTCATTCGAAATTTGGCTCAATTGTAAAAAAAGGAAAGCTAATTGGTAAAACAGAAGCTGAAACTTTAAAAGTTGTTCAGTCTTATGTACGCTTTATGGAAAGAGCTGAATATCCAAAGGCCCTAGGAGCAGTTGAAAACTATGCTCGTATTGTAAATGGATTATTCAATCAGTATAAGCCACATGATGATAGGTTCCCTGAAGAAGAGAGAGTGGATGCTCTTTATTCAAGTTTTTATATCTTAAAGAATCTTGTCGTAATGCTTTCTCCATTTGTTCCAGAGACAATGGAGAAGCTAAGAAAATCTCTAAACCTTCCTGAGTCGATTTACTCAATCGATTCATTAAAGGATGAATTTCCTGCAGACCATAAAATTGGTGAGCAGGTTGAATTTTTTCCTGGAGCAAGTTCAGAAGAATAATAAAAAAGGAGCTTCGAGCTCCTTTTTTATTTTATATAGACGTAAAATAGTTTTTGAAAATATAATCAATTGAGTGGTTTTCTTAAAATTATTTTCTTAATTATTTACTACCATACTCCGCTAAAAATTCTGTCGTGATTTTATGAGTTTAGCTCTGTTACTAACATTACTTTGTGGTCCTTATTTCTCTGATATTTTTTAGTCTAGGTATTCGGTAAGTGTTTTTAATTGTGTGTAACTTTTGTCTATTGTTTATATTCGATAATTTACAAAGTTTTAACATGTTTATTCTTAAGCTGGTGTTAGTCTCGACGATGAGAATAGTAATTAATTAACGCAATAAGAAGGGTGATGTATGAAGAAATTTAGCTTTAAGTTTAAGATACTATCTCTATGTTTGTTTCTGTGCTCTGTCAGTATTGTAATTAGCGTGATTTCATATAGGGGTTTGAACCTTATCCATGAAAAAAGTGATGTTGTGACTGAAAATGTCTTACCGCGAATGGAAATTGTCAATTCTATGGCATTGAATTACAGAAGAATTAGGATTGAATTAAGAACCCTTGGGCTTAAAGGATTAACACTTGATCAAAAAGCTGCTGCGATAAACGAGTCAATCAAGGCCATTGCTAAATACAAAGAGCAATCATCTAAGCTTGATCAAGTTGAAATGAGTGTCGAGGAGAGGAAGCAAGTTTCTGCTTTAGCAAAGAAATGGAATAATTTTGAGAATATTGGTAAAGAAGCCATCGCTCTTGCACAAAAAAACGACGAGACTTCTATTACGAGATTGATGAATATATTCTTAAAAGATTGTCCCGAGGCTGCTTCTGCCTACCGAGAGGTCATGGATAAGCTTCTAAATTACTACTCTAATAAATTGCAAGAAACTAAAAAGAAATCAACAGATATGATTAATAATATTGAGTTGCTGATTCTCTTAGTTTCCATGATTGGAATTATTCTTGGTTTTTTTATAGCAGTTTATTTCTCTAATCGTATGGCAAAATCTATTGAGGAGATATCTAAGTCTTTAAGAGAAAGTTCTTTGAAGTTTAATGATGGAGCCAAACTTATTGCGAAGTCTGCAGATGATCTCTCTAGTTCTTCTGTCTCACAGTTAAGCTCTCTACAGCAAACATCTGTGGCAATTGAAGAAATTAGTGCAATGGTTCAGCTCACTTCTACTAACAGTGAAAGCTCAATGAGCATTGCTAGTAGTTCACTTGCCAATGTTGAAAATGGGAAGAAAATTGTCGGAAAAATGATTGAGTCAATGGATATGATTAACAAGCATAACGATGAAATTATTGAAAAGATAACAAGTAATAATAAACAAATGTCAGATATCGTCGATTTAATTGAGGAAATAAATGAGAAGACAAAAGTTATTAACGATATCGTTTTTCAAACTAAGCTTCTATCATTCAACGCTTCTGTTGAAGCAGCAAGAGCCGGTGAGGCCGGAAAAGGTTTTGCCGTCGTAGCTGAAGAGGTCGGAAAGCTTGCCCAGATAAGTGGAACTGCTGCAACCGAGATTGAGACTATGCTTGATAATAGTACAAAAAAAGTTGAAATGATCGCCAAATCCACAGAGGAAGAAATGCTGAGTTTGATTGGAAGGGCTAAGGAGACTGTTGATATGGGGAGTTCTACTTCTCTTGAATGTCAGAGGATACTTGAGGACATCTTTTCATCTATTAGCCGAGTTACAGAATCAGCAACGGAAATATCAACAGCTACTCAGGAGCAGGCGAAAGGATTATTTGAGGTTAAAGATGCTGTGAAGACCCTTGATGAATCCACTGAAAGAAATACAAACGTTGCAAAATCGTCTTTAACTCTATCAAAGAATCTTGAGAGTCAATCACAAGAGCTTAATCACCTTATACTTGAGCTTAGTGAACTTATGTATGGTGATAAAGCCGCATAAGCTTAATCTTAAAAGGCAGTGTCTTTTTTGATACTGTCTTATTTTTTTAAACCACAGTATTTATTGATATATATTTTTCTTCCAATAGAGTGTAAAATTTTTAGCCTATTTTTCATTCACTTTACACCTTACTATACTGGGGTATAGTATATGAGAGGGGGTGTTATGGCGCATTTGCAGCAAGATATGAAGAAAATTATAACAAGAATAAGAAAGATAAAGGGACAACTTGAAGCTGTCGAAAGAGCGATTGAAGAGGGGAAGGATTGCTATTCTGTGCTACAAACACTTTCAGCATGTCGCGGTGGAATGAAT contains:
- a CDS encoding metal/formaldehyde-sensitive transcriptional repressor — translated: MAHLQQDMKKIITRIRKIKGQLEAVERAIEEGKDCYSVLQTLSACRGGMNGLMGSLMEDHIKEHIMTNPQNPKTSQDKSALELITLMKTYWK
- a CDS encoding methionine--tRNA ligase yields the protein MTENKNEKNMRPKQDIPSILDRVSRPKKAVITAGMPYANGPVHLGHLAGAHVPADIYARWVKLLIGQENVLFVCGTDDHGSTSEVAAKKLGKTTQEFIEEVHAKQSQTMQRYSIGLDTYTGTSREENFEAHKELCQDFLRKMHANDMLERKTSKQWFDPSLSMFLPDRYVQGQCPNQNCTNMAAYSDDCDVCGMQYDPSELINPKSTLSDATPVLKDTDHWYLNMWKVTDQLIEWLSTKEKTWRKSILQEVFGTVYPSVVFSNKSEPLYKEIKDSLPAHKSRYAPGKQVLVQLNSLKDLEVTMKLLTEKGIECTLNNGWAKRSITRDVSWGIPVPTDIEPGMEGKTLYVWPESLIAPISFSKVALKKKGLSEDKYKDFWCDPEAKVFQFLGTDNVFFYVLMQGSMWFGVQADPMRQPIAGELQQTDIFSNFHLQINGEKMSKSKGNFYTGDQLVDEMGYTPDQLRYFLSTLSLSEKASNFDFEVFKNKNQFLAGPLNASFEKPISACHSKFGSIVKKGKLIGKTEAETLKVVQSYVRFMERAEYPKALGAVENYARIVNGLFNQYKPHDDRFPEEERVDALYSSFYILKNLVVMLSPFVPETMEKLRKSLNLPESIYSIDSLKDEFPADHKIGEQVEFFPGASSEE
- a CDS encoding bifunctional aconitate hydratase 2/2-methylisocitrate dehydratase — encoded protein: MSLYTDYLKEIEERKKQDLRPKPIDGAELTKEIIAQIKDANHEHRKDSLNFFIYNIIPGTTSAAEEKAEFLKEIILGKAAVAEISTEFAFELLSHMKGGRSIGVLLDLALGENAEIAKAAGDVLKTQVFLYDADTARLKKAFDAGNAVAKDVIESYAKAEFFTNLPAVEEEIKVVTFVAGEGDISTDLLSPGNQAHSRSDRELHGKCMISEEAQKEIVALQKQHPDKRVMLVAEKGTMGVGSSRMSGVNNVALWTGKQASPYVPFINIAPIVGGTNGISPIFLTTVDVTGGIGIDLKNWKKKVDADGKPVLNEAGEPVLEQVYSVETGTVFTINTKTKKLYNGDKELIDISKALTPQKLESIKAGGSYAVVFGKKLQTFAAMALGQELKSAFAPSKEISHEGQGLTAVEKIFNRNAVGVKEGKVLHAGSDVRVKVNIVGSQDTTGLMTCQELESMAATTIASNIDGAYQSGCHTASVWDAKAQANIPKLMSFMHKFGLITGRSPEKKYPAMTDVIHKVLNDITIDDWAIIIGGDSHTRMSKGVAFGADSGTVALALATGEAEMPIPESVKVTFKGTLKDHMDFRDVVHATQAQMLKKFGDNVFQGRIIEVHIGTLLSDQAFVFTDWTAEMKAKASICISNEETLIKSLEIARDRIQIMIDKGMDNEAKVLQGLVDKANARINEINTGSRPPLKPDANAKYFAEFTVDLDQIVEPMIADPDVNNEDVSKRYTHDTIRPISYYGGEKKVDLGFIGSCMVHKGDMKVLSQMLKNIEKDQGKVEFKAPLVVAPPTYNIIDELKKEGDWEILQKYAGFEFDDANPKSDARKKYDNMMYLERPGCNLCMGNQEKAEKGDTVMATSTRLFQGRVVEDTDEKKGESLLASTPVVILSTILGRTPNMDEYLKAVDGIVLTSYAPPLK
- a CDS encoding methyl-accepting chemotaxis protein, with product MKKFSFKFKILSLCLFLCSVSIVISVISYRGLNLIHEKSDVVTENVLPRMEIVNSMALNYRRIRIELRTLGLKGLTLDQKAAAINESIKAIAKYKEQSSKLDQVEMSVEERKQVSALAKKWNNFENIGKEAIALAQKNDETSITRLMNIFLKDCPEAASAYREVMDKLLNYYSNKLQETKKKSTDMINNIELLILLVSMIGIILGFFIAVYFSNRMAKSIEEISKSLRESSLKFNDGAKLIAKSADDLSSSSVSQLSSLQQTSVAIEEISAMVQLTSTNSESSMSIASSSLANVENGKKIVGKMIESMDMINKHNDEIIEKITSNNKQMSDIVDLIEEINEKTKVINDIVFQTKLLSFNASVEAARAGEAGKGFAVVAEEVGKLAQISGTAATEIETMLDNSTKKVEMIAKSTEEEMLSLIGRAKETVDMGSSTSLECQRILEDIFSSISRVTESATEISTATQEQAKGLFEVKDAVKTLDESTERNTNVAKSSLTLSKNLESQSQELNHLILELSELMYGDKAA